The region GTTCTGGCTGACACCTTCACCCCTTCCTTCTGATATTACAtgggaaggaagaggaaatgTGATGCTCGCCCCATCTCCATGTAATACTGGAGGGGACATAGTAAGATACCGACAAAGTAAATGCCAATAGTTAAAGACCTGAAAGATGGCAGGGCTCGTACCTGCAACTACGTATGagttctttctctccccccccccccacccttttatCTTTAGAGTTGTGGTTGATGCCCAGCACAGTTCAAAACCCTCTTTGGTGGGGTTTCATTTCTTTGATTCTTTAAAGTGTAAAAGTTAAATAAGTTTTACTGTGAGTGGAAACGCTCAATACTTTATTCCATCTTTGTAGGaaacctttgtgtttattccacatctTTTTGAATGGTCACcagcagttactactactactactactacttagcatttctatagcgctgccagggttacgcagcgctgtacaagtttaaacgtggggaaggatggtccctgctcaagagagcttacaatctaaaggtaacaagctatgtagtcagtgtagagtggctaggcgccaaaagcaagggagaagagatgggctttgagtaaggacttgaaaatgggcagggagggtgcatggcgtatgggctcgggaagtctgttccaggcataaggtgaagcgaggcagaaggggcggagtctggatgACTAAAGGAAGTCTAAAGGAAGGATGAGTGCGGCTAAACAAAGTTTTAAGAAAATTAAAACTTTTGAATAAAAATAATCTAAGTACTATTTTAATGATATTTTTTCCTTTGACAACTAAAAAAAATATCTGCTACTTCAGTTTGCAATTTAAAAAGGATGCTACCATACAAGGATATTAGACTGATACATGTAAGGACAGCTGAAGGACAGTCATAAACCAaagaaatataatttttaatctaaaaaaataaaacaggtacGGTCCAAGGGAGaatttagaattaaaaaaaaagtaattatgcCATCAAAATTAGCAAATGTGTAGCAGAGTTTGAGAAGGTTCTTTTAAAGAACAATTGTTAGAGAATCAAAATAGCCCGGTGTAGTCTTTGGAATCTGAAATTCCTGCTGCTATAATGGATTAATTTCTGACAAATTAAAAAACGGAAATGCAGTTGGGACTGATATCTGGGAGTGGATGACTGTGTGTAAATGTGGACTTcattagtttcttttttttttttttttttttaactctaaaccacccatcatttatttatttatgttacatttgtaccccgcgctttcccactcatggcaggctcattgcggcaggcaatggagggttaattgacttacccagagtcacaaggagctgcctgtgccgggaatcgaactcagttcctcagttccccaggaccaaagtccaccaccctaaccactaggtcactcctccactgttgctactatttgagattctacatggaagaacattccagtcatccaccaccctctccaggaAGTTGTCTACTTCTTCCTATTTATTTACCAGAATTGGGAGGGGGAATACCACATTAAACAGCCCCTTTCACATGTTATACCTATGTATTTCATTGATGTTTATACTGGGGTTTACCTTCTTACCAGTGTTTTTGTATAACTCAATAAAATGGATTTAAAAAGAAACTGCCTTACATACTTACTTACTTCCATACCATacagggggggggagcaggtagGCACAATTATACACCCGATAATGATAAATAAACTGCATTACATAACTCAGGGCTTGTTGCAAACCTGTCCTAAGCACCCCAGAGCCCATCAGCTCTCCCTAATCTCcacatgaatatgcataagataaatgtgCATATTCATATTGGAGACCCTAAAATccgcaggacaggtttgggaagcccagATGTACTaatgtctctccccctccccggcTGCAACGGAAGGATGTAatctatctctccccccccccccccccagaggataCACTGTGCTGCAATCTTCCTCCTACGTAATAGCACACTTCGGGTTATGCACCCACTAAGCCCTCACCGGACAGGCCTCTCCGTGGCAGGTTCCGTCTGTAGTCGATAGGCCCATAGCCCCCCGACGGGGGCATGTCCTGTATCACCTTGGACGCCGCCATCCTGGTTCCTGCTCCTCTCCTCTGACTGCCTTCCTGCCGCCGGCCGGCGTGACGTCACGAAGAACGTAGTGTGGAGGGCGGGGCACTTGCCATCTTGAGAGAGCTGGGATAATGCGTTGCACGagatggcatgacgtcaaaaaatTGAAGACACTTAGGTTGatctaagtttccccttctcCGCGAAGCCGTCGTTCTGTGTACactgaaaacaaagcaaacaaacctatgagcgcCTGCattcacgttgtcattctttattgatttttatttaatctcacttctgTTTTCAAGCATGCCAGcctgtgcagcatacggatgtacacagaggaagtatgatAACGGAATAACTTCATAGGTAGagaagtaatttgttataaatcgtaatcagtgtgtcatttggaggggacaCCTTAGCTTGTGTTAttttcgtgcagagattttttttttctcctggtaaagggacactaaaacagacatcatgttatgagaaccaggtgctcaacattcagagtttctgcctatttatttatggcagttatatcccacattaaacatgaattaggttgaaaactgggagcatttaaaatcttttttttcctgtgcctagatcaaagagaaatatggtttgtgggaacttgctccttttgttttgtggtatgcagtggtatattataaaaatgcagttAATATTGgttaaaaaaacatagtaacatagtagatgacagcagaaaaagacctgcaacaagataactcatatgtgctactttttgtgtataccctactttgatttgtacctgtgctcttcagggcacagaccgtataagtctgcccagcactatccccgcctcccaaccaccagccccgcctcctgccaccggctctggcacagactgtataagtctgttattactactatttaaaataaatatattaaataatgaAGGAAGAGCTACCGTCATGCAGAAGTCCAAAGTCAGTCTaattgtgccaacattttccagttctgtgatatatatttgtttcttcttgaagtcagttttcaacagcattttctcagttattatccAAATGTAATTCATAAGTTGTGGATATTATTGaactctattattctgtctcactgtatttccagttttgtcaCAGTATAATTTATCATAAGGACAAAATAGAAGAAAACTAATGGACTGCAGTAGGggattatagcccatttagttaggtttaaacaaatgagagatctgcattaaataaaatatttatttttatttttttacttatgaaaaccacttgcccctgaaacatgctcagaaCATaacccatttgtacaaaagagatgaagtgaagatatGATTCTATgtaccccaatgaaaggagagtttatttccaatctttataatgccaggcttcccaaggcagattacaacagttaagattaaCCCATCAGtacacaggatatcctcactgaaatattgtgtagaacagtgtagaaaaattagcacaaaatacagcctttattcaTGCTGTttttaccagctacaataattctTGAAGCTGttatagtgatattcagttttgatttcattatatttatatctacatatgggactctctcaaataaattaaaaagctgtcaagtaaaaaaaaaatcttttgtcctccaccttttaaggcactgcctatccaactggaacagcttttgactttttagagatggaccacgcataggcagtccattatttctaataaacttttactattgttttcaatagagtTTGCTATTTTTTGGGTGTACTTATGACTccacctactgccagcaagctatgcctactggcttcaacccatataatgggctgcTAGATACTGGCTTTGGGTGAGTGATGGTCAGAgatctggctgctgctgctgctgctgctttggaGGGTGTGAACCAGCTTTCAGGGTAGGGTGTTATCTGCATAGAAACCTAAACTACAATCCCttttaaacaaattaaaatatatatatttgcatgcacaaaacATATCTTACAGGTAGCTGGATGAGTTGACACATACTGCAGTTGCAGCAGGACAAGTTTACTCACTCCTAACCTAGCTAATATTTAGgccatctctgacctcatgtgcacctttctttaaattagtcaccttagttTCTAATTCCTTTTACTGTCTAACCTATCTATGTGCTAACCATcgctctgatctcatgtgcaactttctttagtcaccttactttctaactcctcttacctatctatatgttccatctttgcttataccctacactgtaaattaaaatgttctattactattgtgttgtcattgtaagtagtataccacgccatactttgttttgttatttaaatatttttactgctgtaattgtctattgctcatgtttgatttattcttactgcacactgccttgagagaattccttcaaaaaggcagtaaataaagcctaataaataaataaatatgcacataGAAAGTCATCATGTAAACAAGACAAGCTCGTACTAAATAAACGTGATATTTATGTCTTTATTTTCCGGTCATTATTTGTTAAACTCTTGCTTTTGAAAGTAGTATATCAACAACGTCACACAATGAATGGGCATATCATAGCAGCTTTGATGTCAGGTCAAGTCCCAGGAGGATCCTCGAAGAACTGAGGGAAATAAACTTTTGGAGGACAATTTTCAGTCTATAAAAAGTGGACCCTGCTCTTGCTGCCAGATGCACGATGGAGGATAAGTTAGTCCTTGTTATTTTCTATTTACTTCTAGCCAAATAAATGTTCTTGCGGTCCCAGTTTCAAACAACTTAATCCACACGTGGTAGTTTAGGTCCGGTACAGCCTGATGAATTATTCGGCTTGctcactttccctctttctctatcACCTTTTCGTCCTGTAGAGGCCGCTGCGCCCAAACGATCCCCACAAACTTTCTGACAAAGTAGCTCCTGGATACTGAAATAAAGGAGAATAAGCAGAACATaagtatattatttttttttacctgcattAATTATTAGAATCAAAAAGGCAGAATTGTTTTAACTATTTGCTGAAGTACAAAAGCGAGATCGACAGGCTTCAGCTTCCCAGTACGGACGTAAGTGATCAGCAGCACCACAGAAGAAATAAGCAGCCTGAAATAAAAGTCTTTGTTCCTGTACAACTCTTTTCCTATCCAAAATACGCATTGTTAAATTACATTCTGAAGAGAGGTTTGTAAAGGACTATGGATGCTTTTTGTATGTGGCACGCGTTTCCTGCCCCAGGTGTCATGATAGTTGATTTAAAGTAAGTTGATCTCGGAATATCTCACAACAGTAAATACAGATATATTTGATTTTAACACTGGGTGAAACTTACACTggtttaaatatataaaaaaaaaaattgcgatAAGCAGTTATCTCTTTCCAGAGGTTTATAGGAAGAAATGTGGATTCGACTTTGGTTCATTTTCTTGACACCACCATTCTTGCAAGATGGAGGTATAAGGATATGGGGAGCAAATAGTAATAAATGAAGTTAAAAAACTGTCTCACCGCCTAGAAAGAGTTTATTTTCTCCTGgtggttctcttcctgttttgttACGGTGAGCAACTGCAGCGAGGAATGTCACTGAACACCGTGCGAATCAGTAACTTGAGAAGTCCTGCAAAACTGGAGTCAGTTGCCCTCTAAAATCTTAGTTTGGtcctttcaaaatagaaaaagaagCCACAGTGCCCGCGCAAAATGGGCTCTGTCCTCTAAACCTAGGCAGATGTGTTTGGGGAGGGAGGTGGCTCCCTGCTCCCCATGACGCCCCTCAAAACTTCACAAGCGTCCAAATTATTACCGCGGTGTATAAATGCAGCCCCGGGCGCTGTGTGACCTCCCCCCCAGAGGGTGATGGGGTGCCCGGAGGATGAAATTATGTCTTTGTTAGCGCTATGGCTTTAAGCCATCATGTCTTCAACCGACACACTTTTAATGGACCTGGGCTACAAAGTGGGGAAGACGATCGGAGAAGGCTCCTACTCCAAGGTGAAGGTGGCCACATCCAAGAAGTACAAGGGCAACGTGGCGATCAAGGTGCTGGACCGGCGCAAGGCTCCCCCGGACTTCGTGACCAAATTCCTGCCGCGCGAGCTGGCCATTTTACGAGCCATCCGGCACCCGCACGTGGTGCAGGTCTTCGAGTTCATCGAGGTGAACAACGGCAAACACTACATCGTAATGGAGCTGGCGAGCACCGACCTGCTGCAGCTGGTACAGAAGAGTGGCCACATCGGGCCGGCGCAGGCGCGCCAGATGTTCGCGCAGCTGGTCAGCGCCGTACGATACCTGCATGAGCACCACGTGGTGCACCGCGACCTCAAGTGCGAGAATGTGCTGCTGACCGAGCAGCTGCAAGTCAAGCTCACTGACTTCGGCTTCGGCCGTAAATCACAGGGCTACCCGGAGTTATGCAGCACCTACTGCGGCTCTGCCGCCTACGCGCCCCCCGAGGTGTTGCTGGGCATCCCTTACGACCCCAAGAAGTACGACATCTGGAGCCTAGGGGTCATCCTCTACGTGATGGTGACCGGCTGCATGCCCTTCGACGACTCCAACGTCAGCAAGATGCCCAAGATCCAGCAGAAGGGGGTGGTGTACCCGGACAGCACCCCCGTGGAGGAGAGGTGCCAGGCCCTAGTGGGTCAGCTGTTGCAATTCAGCCCGCCCGCTCGCCCCGATGTGGCCCTGGTAGCCAAGCATGTGTGGATGCGAGAGAGCTAGGCGAGGGGGGAAGGGGCGGGGAGGGtcgaggagaagggaaggggtcGTTAATgtgctgcaaaacaaaaaaagagagaaagagaaaatccAAAGAAAGCAAAAAACCAATAAACCCCTTCACATTCcgctttctgttttctttcattcTGTCTTTTCCATACAAGGGCTTGGTATTCATTTTTCCCCCGACAACACCCCTCAGCCCTTTATTGATTCAAacttattggggagggggggggggggaggatcgtgCCTATACCCTTTTTCCAGTGGGACAGGATTAGGGAGGAAACTTCATTCCGGGACTATAATAAACCATTCCCGGTCATGGCATTCAAAGGTATAGAAATACCACCCTTATTTTGGCTTAAAGGGCAAAGGGTTTAGGGTCAGCTGGCATGGAAATGTTTCAGTTTCTTTTGAATATTGCGAAATAGATGTGAGAGTAGTAAGTCAAACGATACGATCTTGAAAGCACACATGCACAGCCCGTATAAAGCTATCAGCCAAGTGAATTTAGCAAAACTTTTCACGAAAGCTTGGAAGATTCTTTTCCTCCCCATGTGCACGTATGAACTGGGTGGAGAGGAGCAGTCAGGACAGAAGCTGGGTTGCATAGATGGAAGAGGCTTATAATACAGAAGCGGATGTCTGTCTTGGGTGGGTTGTGCACACTGGTGACTTGTTCTTCAAAATAATGAAATAGAGGTTCTAAATTGCACCTATACACCAGCAGTTATGTCACAGATCAGGGATTCGACTTTAATTCTTAAATGAATTAGTTCTGGCTTTCAATATAGGATAAAGAGGTACACGACAGTAGTGCACCATAAGTTTTGTCTCTATTACACTTTATCTTAAACTTCTAgaaagcgcggggggggggggggttaaatttaaATGAAGTGCACCAGTCCTCCCGCAACCAGCGCTAGTTTACATTGGAAAATTAAATCGAAAAGGACAATACCTGTTCAGATTTGAGGTTTAGACCCTAAAGATATGCTGATGTACAGGCGCAGTTAGTCTAGTGAAACTCCTCAGCGCTCTCTCACCCCTTCCATGGTCTTCGTGTTGAGTTGTTTCTGTCGCTACAAAACGTATTGTGTGGCACAGCAAGACTACACTTTTGGAGGAAAGGGAAAGGTATAATGGCCACATCGCCAACCAAAAGTGGCTTCAGAAAGTAATTTgttcataaataaaaacaataccaAACACAAAACAAgccaaacggaaatatgaggtaTTTGGTCGAACTACATTATTTTTGTCTAGCTTTTGAGAGTTAAAACCCCCCTTCCTCGTGATGAGATGAAGAAGGGTGTGTTTCAACTTCCCAAAGCTAGACAatttgtattaagttagtccaaaatAACAAGTATAGCCTTAATCTCTTCTGTTTTACTTTTACTTTAAAGTGATCTAACAGATTTCACTCTGCAATACACTTGGAAACCGACACAAACCTTTATTATATGTATTACATATATCTATATAATggtaactctgcttccctggatgtCTGGATCCGTAACTGCaagctgacgtcagctcgcctccagcgttcccttccctctcagtgtcccacccttgcggaaagacaaaatgacatcagaggagggcggaataaaataaaagtgggaggacgaccaaggattccaaagactgaaaggatatatataataaagatgtttattgaggtataaagactcgacacaacgtcgtgtttcggccgttaggcctgcatcaggagtcttaatgccgaatgcttttgagaactatttgatgaaggcaaatcctcaacaaagggaggtctttagaaagaccgttgtgaagaTGAGCATGCTTtgttgtctcctctgacacaacgcttgTATAGAATGCTGCAATAAGCCAATAGTGTTCATGAgggcagaggagggcgggacacagaaggcaagggaaggctggaggcaacgAGAGTCCAGCTTGCCGCTGCTGCAAACGGAGGTAGTAAGATGAACGGCTTAAAGGCAAGACGGCAGAAAGGACAGTCATtggccatggatgggagagcagggcagaggagaatcactggacatggaggggaggccagaatcgcaggacagggagggcagggcagaggagaatcactgtgcATGGAGGGGACACCAGAAttgtgggacacggaggggagggaagaatcgctggacatggaggggagggcaggggagagaggagaaatcgcttagctttcctagggcccatttcatttttcattaaacgggctttgttgcttgtattAGACTATAATAGGAAAAACATTACCTCGGTTTTGGCAGAAAATGAATTTTGCTAGTTAGATCTTGACATAAAAAGTACAGCCTTTTAACTAAGAGCCAAGTGCACCTATATTCAGAGACCAATTATAGTATTGTTAATCGGTGTTGCCTACTTTTCTCCTACAtagtatttttgttttgaaagatAAACATCCATTTGAGCGTACACACACCAATGGTGAAGCTCGACCTATGACATCATCAACTGGGACACTTGCATCATAGTCTACTGTGTGTTTTTAAGCAGGGCAGCTTTAGGGTTTTCTCATCAAAGACAGCACTGTAATGTTGCGCACGATACTTTTCTTTACAGCTGCTGTCAAAATAGGTTTGCTTATTTCAAAACACAAACATCTGAGAATTTTAAAAGGACTTAGTAGTCCTTTGCGCAAAATTTCATAAGCCCATGTGGCAGGTAGTGAGAATGCCCTTTGAATACATCACATATTTTTATTATGAAGGTGTTCAATTCTGCATGCCTTAACTAGGAACGACGACATTTTAGCTGTCATGGAAGGGGATTTGGGTACTGATGCTTTTTATTCCGTCCGAGCCTATCTAGCACAATGGCACATAGTATTACGGGATAGTTACAATGGTGTAATCAATAAGGGGTGCATCTTCCTTCTTTGCTGGTTTAGGCCTATAACAGCCTAGGGCCCAGCGAAGTCAAAGTCAGCTCAGCCCAGGAATCAGTTTCTGTAATAAAAGCAGCTTTGGAAGGCAGAAGAGAAGTGGTGGAGGGGAGGATAGTGGGATGGTTAAAGGGGAAAACAGTGCTACAAGCACAAGGGTGAAGCATTTAGATTACACGGAGGTTTACTGGCAGCTCAAGAAAACATATCTGAAGGAGTGGCTGATGGACAGCCAGGCAACTCTGGAAACTGACCATTGTTGCATTCTGTTGGAGTTACTGCCTTCTAGACCAGTGGCTCCTGATTTTGGCTAATCTTGTGATATGCTCTTATTTTTTTTACCAGGAGTTGCCTTCTCTGCAGGGGTGtaactaggtggggccacggagggcatgggcccccacagatttagccctggccccctctactttttatGCCCCCCGCTGCTGACCTTCCCTGCCactttcaatcccccctcccaccgccgccgaccctcctccgcccggtacctttgctggcagggttccccaacccctaccagccagtcttcttcagcgccggtctccagcgccttcgctgatatgtttctgtcagtcctgactcctgacatcctgcgtgCACATCCTGTATATATAGCCTtgtgcaggacgtgcatgcaggacatcaggagtcagaaacagatcagcaaaggcGCCGgcgactggtgctgaagaagacttcagctggtggaggttggggacccccaccagcaaaggtacttggCGGTGGCAGCGacaggggaggggcggtggggggaggtcaaaagtggcggggggggttggcggctgggggaggcgggatAAACTGtaccccccacctcgggctctggaccccccctcacgccgaggtctggctacgcccctgcttctctgTTTCCCTAAAGTAATGTAACAAGTACTCCTCCGAGCCACatcaccagggccggtcttagcaatttcTGGGCCCTATGCAAACCAGTTCAGTTGGGCCTCCCGCCCCACCTAGCCCCGcctcttgttgacaagatgtgttttaaacatttttttaaatttcaaataaagacaaatcaagcaaaacttgtacagaaaaactaattcaagttttcacaatgctatcataggaaacatTCGGGTTTAAAAAGGAAAATCATGTGCAGTTCTTCACAAAGGAAACCcctccctcattaatcaatatcttctctgtgaaatagtaataataataaaaaaaggcaagtgcatttttatactaCTGCATTCcagaaagcaaaaggagcaagttcccacatgccattttttttcttttgctgtgggcacaggaaaaaaaacaacaagattttaaatgctttcaggtttcaatctaattcatgtttaatgcgggataaaatggcataaataattaaacagaaactctgaatgttaagcacctgattctcataacatgatgtctgtttagtggccctttactactactactactactagacatttctagaaaacaaaatctctgcacgaatatagtACTAGGGTGTCACTTTAACCAGACCCTCCaatgacacagatattaccttgattttttttacagtattccccctcccccacctattCTAGACTTCCCACTCCCCCGAGtagcagggtgccctcccggcacatacctgaagccaccctggtggtctagtggagtctttggggcaggaaagatccccagtctttcctacccactgccagcgctgaccctcttgatgccacatcttctttaaaatagctgccaagacttccaccagtggcctcgcaagacttcagcggaagtctcagcagccatttttaaagaacgATGTGGCTATCAgcaccgggcaggaaagactggggctctttcctgccccaaagactccgctagaccaccagggtggattCAGATATGTGCCGagagggcaccctgcggctcaTGGGAGGAGAGGCAGAGTCATCGGGGCAATagcagggagcaggagggagtgTTGCAGGGCCCCTGGAAGCACagggccctgtgcgactgcccctGCCATCAAGCACTATTCTAGCCATGAATAGCAATAAATTCAACTGCTACCCTGGGAACATCACCTTAGCACTGGCCATGGAAACAGGAGGGTAGTCTTTAGGAAGTCTGTTTCCATTTCACAGCACTGTTCTGGGGGTCCATTGCTCAAAAGGGTACCTGACCCTGATCACTCCCATAGACTTGAAGGAAGAAAGCTGGACGCTCCCATTGCTTGCAGAGGCTGCTCTAGCCTGTTGGGAGCAGTTGATCCAGGCTCACAGCTTGACTAGGCATCATTCCTGCTAGGACTGTGACATCATAAATCTCTAGCAAACCTAAGTAAGAAGAATTAATTCAGACTTACCAGCACAGAGGAGATTGGCTTCACTACATTTCATGTCTCACTTTGCCATTAGGGATCTGTGGCTCAGGTACTTTGAAAAAGaga is a window of Microcaecilia unicolor chromosome 11, aMicUni1.1, whole genome shotgun sequence DNA encoding:
- the TSSK6 gene encoding testis-specific serine/threonine-protein kinase 6, translated to MSSTDTLLMDLGYKVGKTIGEGSYSKVKVATSKKYKGNVAIKVLDRRKAPPDFVTKFLPRELAILRAIRHPHVVQVFEFIEVNNGKHYIVMELASTDLLQLVQKSGHIGPAQARQMFAQLVSAVRYLHEHHVVHRDLKCENVLLTEQLQVKLTDFGFGRKSQGYPELCSTYCGSAAYAPPEVLLGIPYDPKKYDIWSLGVILYVMVTGCMPFDDSNVSKMPKIQQKGVVYPDSTPVEERCQALVGQLLQFSPPARPDVALVAKHVWMRES